One part of the Trichomycterus rosablanca isolate fTriRos1 chromosome 25, fTriRos1.hap1, whole genome shotgun sequence genome encodes these proteins:
- the nipsnap2 gene encoding protein NipSnap homolog 2: protein MATAFLQRTICGLNVAKNKARTKERVLFIRALSASSNRSREESWIKSVFVRKVDPRKDAHSHLLAKKEENNLYKIQFHNVKPECLESYNKLCENVLPSIHAEKYYPCELVGTWNTWYGEQDQAVHLWRYRGGYPALTEVMNKLKNNKEFSDFRKERGKMLHSRRNQLLLEFSFWNEPVPRDGPNIYELRSYQLRPGTMIEWGNYWARAIRYRQHNREAVGGFFSQIGDLYMVHHLWAYKDLQSREETRNAVWQHEGWNEVVYYTVPLIQHMESRVMIPMKTSPLK, encoded by the exons ATGGCGACGGCATTCCTTCAGCGCACCATTTGCGGCCTAAATGTGGCTAAAAACAAGGCCAGGACTAAAGAACGGGTGCTTTTTATCAG AGCTTTGTCTGCGTCTAGTAACAGGAGTCGGGAGGAGAGCTGGATTAAATCTGTATTCGTGCGCAAAGTGGACCCTAGGAAAGACGCCCACTCTCACCTCCTGGCTAAGAAAGAAGAGAACAATCTGTATAAAATTCAGT TTCACAATGTGAAACCTGAATGTCTGGAATCCTACAACAAGCTGTG TGAGAACGTGTTGCCTTCAATCCATGCTGAAAAATACTACCCGTGTGAGCTGGTGGGAACGTGGAACACTTGGTATGGAGAGCAGGACCAAGCTG tacacCTGTGGCGCTATCGAGGAGGCTACCCGGCCCTTACTGAAGTCATGAACAAGCTGAAAAATAATAag GAATTTTCGGACTTCAGGAAGGAACGAGGGAAGATGCTCCACTCTCGTCGCAATCAGCTACTGCTCGAGTTCAGCTTCTGGAACGAGCCGGTTCCAAGAGATGGACCGAATATCTACGAACTCCGATCATACCAGTTAAGA CCTGGCACAATGATTGAGTGGGGAAACTACTG GGCTCGAGCCATTCGCTATCGGCAACATAACCGCGAAGCAGTCGGAGGATTCTTCTCTCAGATTGGAGATCTTTACATGGTCCATCACCTGTGGG CGTACAAGGACTTACAGTCTAGAGAGGAAACCAGGAATGCCGTGTGGCAGCACGAGGGCTGGAATGAAGTTGTGTACTACACAG TGCCCCTTATTCAGCACATGGAGTCCAGAGTGATGATTCCAATGAAGACATCGCCACTAAAGTAA
- the psph gene encoding phosphoserine phosphatase, whose translation MCKALHRSWRAMTALQLEQTKETFRCAEAVCFDVDSTVIREEGIDELAKFCGVGDAVTEMTRKAMGGSVTFKTALTERLSIIKCSREQVNKLITDHPPQLTPGIKELVERLHQRNVKVFLISGGFRCIVEHVATQLGIPLDHVYANRLKFYFNGEYAGFDETQPTAESGGKGKVISLLKEKYGFERIVMIGDGATDLEACPPASAFIGFGGNVVRQQVKEKSSWYVTSFGELMKELEKI comes from the exons ATGTGTAAAG CTCTTCACAGGTCGTGGCGAGCGATGACGGCGTTACAGTTGGAGCAGACGAAGGAGACCTTCCGGTGTGCAGAAGCCGTCTGCTTTGATGTGGACAGCACAGTGATCAGAGAGGAGGGCATTGACGAACTGGCCAAGTTTTGCGGGGTTGGAGACGCCGTCACAGAGAT GACTCGCAAGGCCATGGGAGGATCCGTGACGTTCAAAACGGCTTTGACGGAGCGCCTGTCCATCATCAAGTGTTCAAGGGAACAAGTCAACAAACTGATAACAGATCACCCTCCTCAGCTGACTCCAGGTATTAA GGAGCTTGTAGAGAGGCTACATCAACGCAACGTGAAGGTCTTCCTCATTTCTGGAGGGTTTCGCTGCATTGTggagcatgtagccactcagcttgGCATTCCTCTTGACCACGTTTATGCCAACCGCTTGAAATTTTACTTTAATG GAGAGTATGCAGGATTTGATGAAACACAGCCTACAGCGGAATCCGGAGGCAAAGGCAAAGTGATCAGCCTGCTCAAGGAGAAGTACGGCTTCGAGAGAATAGTGATGATCGGCGACGGCGCCACCGACCTCGAGGCCTGCCCGCCCGCT AGTGCTTTTATTGGATTTGGTGGCAACGTGGTACGGCAGCAGGTAAAAGAGAAGTCGTCCTGGTACGTCACGAGTTTCGGAGAGCTGATGAAAGAGCTGGAGAAGATTTAA